In Candidatus Margulisiibacteriota bacterium, a single genomic region encodes these proteins:
- a CDS encoding DUF3084 domain-containing protein: MVFIAQIVILLVLVGGVVAYIGNLVGKSIGKRRLTLLNLRPRHTAMTITVISGSLIALFTFLIVIAISQDARTAILGLERLKGVVDRKNLEVKAANRALIDLNKELEVKRGQQKELEEKLTTAKKEITALQAARMKLSQEVKTTRQGQLLFKNGDVISISLIQAGPDREKLDDGLRRIIAGADLELMAMGIKTKDGVIAVPPEEFDEALDSLAGKDGGYIVKLIAGRNILWGEKVPASFDFEPNRLIFASGAEIGQRDIPLGLSDEQVQQEIMSLLKTVHLLARSSGIIPDNTGSIGSLPYSQIFELAKKIRAGKKTVTLKVVAKKDIFTVGPLEVDFKTEGK; this comes from the coding sequence ATGGTTTTTATCGCGCAGATCGTTATTCTTCTGGTCCTGGTTGGCGGCGTGGTCGCCTACATCGGGAACCTGGTCGGCAAGTCGATCGGCAAGCGGCGGCTGACCCTGCTAAACCTCCGGCCGCGCCATACCGCCATGACGATCACCGTTATTTCCGGCAGCCTGATCGCTTTATTTACTTTTTTAATTGTTATTGCAATTTCACAGGATGCCCGGACCGCGATCTTAGGGTTGGAGCGGCTCAAGGGGGTGGTTGACCGGAAAAATCTGGAGGTTAAGGCGGCCAACCGGGCGCTGATTGACCTCAACAAAGAACTTGAGGTCAAAAGGGGGCAGCAGAAAGAGCTGGAAGAAAAACTGACGACCGCCAAAAAGGAGATCACCGCTTTGCAGGCGGCCCGAATGAAACTTTCCCAGGAGGTCAAGACGACAAGACAGGGGCAGCTCTTATTCAAGAACGGAGATGTGATCAGCATCTCTTTGATCCAGGCTGGCCCGGACCGCGAGAAGCTCGACGATGGCTTACGGCGGATCATTGCTGGAGCTGACCTTGAACTAATGGCGATGGGGATCAAGACCAAGGATGGGGTGATCGCCGTTCCACCGGAAGAGTTTGACGAAGCGCTTGATTCTCTGGCCGGGAAAGATGGGGGTTATATTGTCAAATTAATCGCCGGCCGGAACATTCTCTGGGGAGAGAAGGTCCCGGCCAGTTTTGATTTTGAGCCAAACCGGCTGATCTTTGCCAGCGGGGCGGAGATCGGCCAGCGGGATATCCCGCTGGGGCTTTCGGATGAACAGGTCCAGCAGGAGATCATGTCCTTGCTTAAAACGGTCCACCTTTTGGCCCGGAGTTCCGGGATCATTCCCGATAATACCGGGTCGATCGGCAGCCTTCCTTATTCTCAGATCTTTGAGCTGGCCAAAAAGATCAGAGCGGGCAAAAAAACAGTTACGCTTAAAGTCGTTGCCAAAAAAGATATCTTTACCGTCGGACCGCTTGAAGTGGACTTCAAAACGGAGGGGAAATGA
- a CDS encoding LptF/LptG family permease: protein MFKIIDRYIFRELFEPFFFGLGAFTAILSASMILFDLVRAVVLKGMPLIVALQLFVFKLPAIIIIIFPMATLLGAILAFSRLSHDSEIIAFRASGVSLYRLIVPVAALGLLVAFTNLAFSEIVVPEANKAAKNLVIQASVQTKPKFQKNVFVPELEKGELRRIFYAESIEGGTMTGVIVQEFAGGKLVQLINAARAMWQGDKNQWLFEQGTIYLLEDGEYKHLIKFKEQLISIKYTPADFFTEERNPDDMTMRQMRDYIGLKQKMGTDVTSLTIQLYMKMAIPFASLVFALLGAPLGISPRRASGSVGLGLSIIVIFFYYIATFLSMSLGEMKLFTPLFAAWAPNVVTGGVAWYILKKASEK from the coding sequence ATGTTCAAGATAATCGACCGTTATATTTTCCGCGAATTGTTCGAGCCGTTCTTTTTTGGCCTGGGGGCGTTTACCGCCATCCTTTCGGCTTCAATGATCCTTTTTGATCTGGTCCGGGCGGTGGTATTAAAGGGGATGCCGTTGATCGTTGCCCTTCAGCTCTTTGTTTTTAAGCTTCCCGCGATCATTATTATTATTTTCCCGATGGCGACTTTGCTGGGGGCTATCCTCGCTTTTTCCCGCCTGTCGCACGACTCTGAGATCATCGCTTTCCGCGCTTCCGGCGTTTCGCTCTATCGCTTGATCGTGCCGGTCGCCGCGCTCGGTTTGCTGGTCGCTTTTACTAATCTGGCTTTTTCCGAGATCGTTGTCCCGGAAGCGAATAAAGCGGCCAAGAACCTGGTGATCCAGGCGTCGGTCCAGACCAAACCGAAGTTCCAGAAGAACGTCTTTGTGCCGGAGCTCGAAAAAGGGGAGTTGCGCCGGATCTTTTATGCCGAATCGATCGAAGGGGGGACGATGACCGGGGTGATCGTCCAGGAATTTGCCGGCGGCAAACTGGTCCAGCTGATCAACGCCGCCCGGGCGATGTGGCAGGGGGACAAAAACCAATGGCTTTTTGAGCAGGGGACGATCTATCTTCTGGAAGACGGAGAATACAAACACCTGATCAAATTTAAAGAACAGTTGATCTCGATCAAATATACCCCGGCCGACTTTTTTACCGAAGAGCGTAATCCTGACGACATGACCATGCGGCAAATGCGCGACTATATCGGCCTGAAACAAAAAATGGGGACCGACGTCACCAGCCTGACCATCCAGCTTTACATGAAAATGGCGATCCCGTTCGCTTCGCTGGTCTTTGCCCTGCTCGGGGCGCCGCTCGGGATCTCACCGCGCCGGGCATCAGGCTCGGTCGGGCTTGGCCTCTCGATCATTGTCATCTTTTTCTATTACATCGCGACCTTCCTTTCCATGTCGCTTGGCGAGATGAAGCTTTTTACTCCCCTGTTTGCCGCCTGGGCCCCGAACGTCGTGACCGGCGGGGTCGCCTGGTACATTTTGAAAAAAGCGTCGGAGAAATAA
- the rlmD gene encoding 23S rRNA (uracil(1939)-C(5))-methyltransferase RlmD, producing the protein MLETLVIKSFDPKGKGVGQRENKTSLLTVPFAYPGDRLAVNVISRSKKLAEIIEIIEPSPDRITPPCPYAGYCGGCPWQGLNYPAQLRHKEALIQSLFGESEQIVPSPKQYYFRNRMDFAFGENYTLGLRRGRSGILDLEKCLLLSEKSNFLMANLKSFAVKHDLRSHPDGLLRHAVIREGKKVANMILNILTNESAPLPLDPLWQELQNELAGISWSINRSPADLSVGDIQLTRGQDHYFDELNGLRFKIPVQSFFQTNPEQAERLIKTVAEFLALQGGETILDLYSGTGSIGLSLADKAKKVIGFEEDAAAAALSLENAQLNGIGNYSATAGRAEDVFPSFEGKVEVVVVDPPRPGLHKKVIRKLGELKPTKLVYVSCNPRTQKDDLEKFKVFGYRVNRCQPLDMFPHTPHLENILLLTR; encoded by the coding sequence ATGCTTGAAACCCTTGTTATCAAAAGCTTTGACCCCAAAGGGAAAGGGGTCGGCCAGCGGGAGAATAAGACTTCCCTCTTAACCGTCCCATTCGCTTATCCGGGGGACCGGCTGGCGGTCAACGTGATCAGCCGAAGCAAAAAGCTGGCCGAGATCATTGAGATCATTGAGCCATCACCCGACCGGATCACCCCTCCCTGCCCTTACGCCGGCTATTGCGGGGGCTGTCCCTGGCAAGGCTTAAATTATCCCGCCCAGCTCCGGCACAAGGAAGCGTTGATCCAGTCGCTTTTCGGCGAGAGCGAACAGATCGTCCCATCGCCAAAACAATACTATTTCCGGAACCGGATGGATTTTGCCTTTGGGGAAAATTACACCCTTGGCCTGCGCCGCGGGCGGAGCGGAATCCTTGACCTCGAAAAATGTCTTCTCCTCTCTGAAAAGAGCAATTTCCTAATGGCCAACCTAAAGTCCTTTGCCGTCAAACATGACCTTAGATCCCACCCGGACGGGCTCCTGCGTCACGCCGTCATCCGGGAAGGAAAAAAGGTCGCCAATATGATTTTAAATATTCTCACTAACGAAAGTGCTCCTCTTCCGCTTGATCCCCTCTGGCAGGAACTTCAAAATGAGCTCGCGGGGATCTCCTGGAGCATCAACCGCTCGCCGGCCGACCTCTCTGTCGGCGACATCCAGTTGACGCGCGGCCAGGACCACTACTTTGATGAATTGAACGGCCTCCGCTTCAAGATCCCGGTCCAGTCATTCTTTCAAACCAACCCTGAGCAAGCGGAGCGGCTTATTAAAACCGTGGCAGAATTTCTCGCCCTGCAAGGTGGTGAAACAATTCTCGATCTTTACTCCGGAACTGGCAGTATCGGACTTTCACTGGCAGATAAAGCCAAAAAAGTCATCGGCTTCGAGGAAGACGCCGCCGCAGCCGCGCTCTCTCTGGAAAACGCCCAACTGAACGGGATCGGTAATTATTCGGCGACTGCCGGACGGGCTGAAGATGTTTTCCCCTCTTTTGAGGGGAAAGTCGAGGTCGTCGTGGTTGATCCGCCAAGGCCGGGGCTGCATAAAAAGGTGATCAGGAAGTTGGGTGAATTGAAGCCGACAAAGCTGGTCTACGTTTCCTGTAATCCGCGGACGCAAAAAGATGACCTGGAAAAATTTAAGGTTTTTGGTTATCGGGTCAACCGCTGCCAGCCGCTCGACATGTTCCCCCACACCCCGCACCTGGAAAACATTCTGCTTCTTACTCGTTAA
- a CDS encoding HD domain-containing protein — protein MRIPKTGKQLNIPFPPGPSPAGRSAALVLCREIRSSATPNWFKYLTANLLGRDFSVMNRALVLCRRELQGLMSGSSEPERRLLEDAFLLAWRAHNGQFRKSGEPYIVHVMETAKIVKRWGLGAEEVAAALLHDVIEDGYLSGNNITKEELGNLITEGVAKLVDGITELGKEPDYVGKKPSKEYIMRKLLDAASLDLAVLIIKFADRLHNMRTLAYTHSASAKKKAAETLYVYSRIADILGIWTLKRNFEDLAYKYLEPENFYAIREYRDAIVRESEPRVKEIMADIERALAEHGIAGIVRLEIRGVFELYQRFELRGKKLTDIAADDIWRVVVIVPSEKNYGCYLAMGIIHGVYHPAQNQKIEDHLNEARPNGHRFLHTYVQVPGGQLLIQIRDTVMYREYHGGVLASVSKDRDWHGLNRRWLEALRKHLESEYRLSDDDIYRIIAAESVPITVYTPNRGRPLPFPQGATALDFAFHLRPEGALHAVSAEINGCRGESLFTPLKDGDRVYIKIDPKAAPELNWLEHVRTPEAAQAIRNFLADLPENEMMGNALFYLRGKLREYYLPVKAFMVSKYFGAFLRENGYDSWSDFLKRIGLGEMRDLSSLLAAFMDEYSALIKTGSSRKNPIGFEIVGQDEPGFIGKITGQLAKCGMNIAYSYSRTEVINGREMGVVTLVVKGVGGDAGEIQKMQIAATLHFTEGIINFIELSPEEIGRLEKTLKGG, from the coding sequence ATGAGAATTCCAAAAACCGGAAAACAATTGAACATTCCTTTTCCTCCAGGCCCTTCCCCGGCCGGCCGGAGCGCTGCCCTGGTCTTGTGCCGTGAGATCCGCTCTTCAGCAACACCCAACTGGTTTAAATATTTAACCGCGAACCTGCTTGGCCGCGATTTTTCGGTGATGAACCGTGCTTTAGTCCTGTGCCGGCGTGAACTACAAGGGTTGATGAGCGGTTCTTCCGAGCCGGAAAGGCGCCTGCTTGAGGATGCTTTTTTGCTTGCCTGGCGAGCGCACAATGGGCAGTTTCGCAAAAGCGGCGAACCATACATCGTTCACGTGATGGAGACGGCGAAGATCGTCAAGCGTTGGGGGTTGGGAGCCGAAGAAGTGGCGGCGGCTCTTCTCCATGACGTGATCGAAGATGGCTATCTCTCTGGTAATAACATTACTAAAGAAGAGCTTGGAAACCTTATTACCGAGGGGGTCGCTAAACTGGTCGACGGCATTACCGAGTTGGGGAAAGAACCGGATTATGTAGGGAAGAAACCCTCCAAAGAATATATCATGCGCAAGCTTCTTGACGCCGCTTCCTTGGATCTAGCGGTGCTGATCATCAAATTCGCCGACCGGCTTCATAATATGCGGACGCTCGCCTACACGCATAGCGCTTCGGCCAAGAAAAAAGCGGCGGAAACCCTTTACGTTTACAGCCGGATCGCCGATATTTTAGGGATCTGGACTTTGAAGCGCAATTTTGAAGATTTAGCCTACAAATATCTTGAGCCGGAAAACTTTTACGCGATTAGGGAATATCGGGACGCTATTGTCAGGGAAAGCGAACCTCGGGTCAAAGAGATAATGGCCGATATTGAGAGGGCGCTGGCTGAACATGGTATAGCCGGAATAGTAAGGCTGGAAATCAGAGGGGTCTTTGAGCTTTACCAGCGGTTCGAACTGAGGGGCAAAAAATTGACCGATATCGCGGCTGACGATATCTGGAGAGTTGTTGTAATCGTGCCAAGTGAAAAAAATTATGGTTGTTATCTGGCGATGGGAATAATTCATGGCGTATATCACCCGGCCCAGAACCAGAAGATCGAAGACCATTTGAATGAAGCCCGTCCTAACGGGCATCGTTTTTTACACACTTATGTTCAAGTCCCTGGCGGGCAGCTTTTGATCCAGATCAGGGATACAGTAATGTACAGAGAATATCACGGGGGGGTCCTGGCAAGCGTCAGCAAAGACCGAGATTGGCACGGACTGAACCGGCGCTGGCTGGAGGCGCTGCGGAAGCACCTGGAGAGCGAATACCGCTTGAGCGATGACGACATTTACAGGATCATTGCCGCCGAAAGCGTGCCGATCACCGTTTACACTCCGAATCGCGGGCGGCCTTTGCCGTTCCCGCAGGGGGCGACCGCGCTTGATTTCGCTTTCCATTTAAGACCTGAAGGGGCACTGCACGCGGTCAGCGCTGAGATAAACGGCTGCCGGGGGGAGTCGCTCTTTACGCCGCTAAAGGACGGTGACCGGGTTTATATCAAAATTGACCCGAAAGCGGCGCCGGAGTTGAATTGGCTGGAACATGTTAGAACCCCTGAAGCGGCCCAGGCGATCAGGAATTTTCTGGCCGATCTGCCGGAAAATGAGATGATGGGGAACGCTTTGTTTTATTTGCGCGGCAAGCTTAGAGAATATTATCTTCCGGTGAAAGCTTTTATGGTATCCAAATATTTTGGGGCATTCCTGCGAGAAAATGGCTACGATTCCTGGTCGGATTTTTTAAAGAGGATCGGGTTAGGGGAGATGAGGGACCTGTCTTCCCTGCTAGCCGCATTTATGGATGAGTACAGTGCTTTGATCAAAACCGGTTCCTCCCGGAAGAATCCGATCGGTTTTGAGATTGTCGGCCAGGACGAACCGGGCTTTATCGGCAAGATAACCGGCCAATTAGCAAAGTGCGGAATGAACATCGCCTATAGTTATTCCAGGACCGAGGTTATAAACGGCAGGGAAATGGGAGTAGTCACTTTAGTGGTGAAAGGGGTAGGGGGGGACGCTGGGGAGATCCAAAAAATGCAAATTGCCGCGACCCTTCACTTTACAGAAGGGATCATCAATTTTATAGAGCTGTCGCCGGAGGAGATAGGGCGGCTGGAAAAAACATTAAAGGGGGGTTAA
- the ruvX gene encoding Holliday junction resolvase RuvX — MILAIDPGKDKCGLAAIDNAKQASEKKVVSRQAAVGEIQEMFRRYAPFAVVIGKSAEGKKLQKELSAAGLVSTAVSEKNSTREARTRYWEENRPTGWIRFIPTTFRVPPVPVDDHAAVIIGERYLASINE; from the coding sequence ATGATCCTGGCGATCGATCCCGGAAAAGATAAATGCGGCCTGGCCGCCATTGATAACGCCAAACAGGCCAGCGAAAAAAAAGTAGTTTCCCGCCAGGCGGCGGTCGGCGAAATTCAGGAGATGTTCCGCAGATACGCTCCTTTTGCGGTAGTGATCGGCAAAAGCGCCGAAGGGAAAAAACTTCAAAAAGAGCTTTCCGCCGCCGGGTTGGTATCGACGGCGGTTTCCGAAAAGAATTCCACCAGAGAAGCAAGGACCCGCTACTGGGAAGAGAACCGGCCAACCGGTTGGATCAGATTTATTCCGACGACTTTCCGCGTGCCGCCGGTCCCGGTCGATGATCATGCCGCGGTGATAATTGGGGAGCGGTATCTGGCGTCAATTAACGAGTAA
- the lptB gene encoding LPS export ABC transporter ATP-binding protein gives TTFYMVVGLVRPNAGRVYLGDHDITYFPMHQRSKMGIGYLPQEQSIFRKLTVEENIFVLWELMPEIPKKEYEERLVKLLDELGITHLRKQKAYSLSGGEQRRAEIARALSTNPQFLLLDEPFTGIDPKTITDLQEIINRLKQKGIGILITDHNVRETLAITDRAYIVHKGEVLVSGNSKEVAANPEAKKFYLGDEFQL, from the coding sequence ACAACTTTTTATATGGTCGTCGGCCTGGTCAGGCCAAACGCCGGAAGGGTTTACCTTGGCGATCACGACATAACTTATTTCCCGATGCACCAGCGCTCGAAGATGGGGATCGGTTATCTGCCGCAGGAACAGTCGATCTTCCGCAAATTGACCGTCGAAGAAAACATCTTTGTTCTCTGGGAGCTGATGCCGGAGATCCCTAAAAAAGAGTATGAAGAGCGGCTGGTCAAATTGCTTGATGAGCTTGGGATCACCCATCTGCGCAAGCAAAAAGCTTATTCTCTTTCCGGCGGCGAACAGCGCAGGGCGGAGATCGCCCGGGCCCTGTCGACCAATCCGCAATTCCTTCTGCTGGATGAGCCGTTCACCGGGATCGACCCGAAAACCATTACCGATCTCCAGGAGATCATTAACCGGCTCAAACAAAAAGGGATAGGCATCCTGATCACCGACCACAATGTCCGGGAAACCCTGGCGATCACCGACCGGGCTTATATTGTCCATAAGGGAGAGGTCCTCGTTTCCGGTAATTCCAAAGAAGTGGCGGCCAACCCCGAGGCGAAAAAGTTTTACCTCGGCGACGAGTTCCAGTTGTAG